The following proteins are encoded in a genomic region of Microcoleus sp. FACHB-68:
- a CDS encoding RusA family crossover junction endodeoxyribonuclease yields the protein MTQTTQLLPPFLERLVQESQAIPPQAELAARINSAHQQCVAFPTTALLHARNAGEWLLQAQEQLTPEGWLSWLKECCTVSERTAQTYMQIARGWPKLVPSPAILPASETSALALRDCERAELYSNVEEPIQIAATLEPAPPISPKETLVPATDTLTFFIPGGVVPKARPRVTANGTFLPPRYRAWRNHAEVEIFKQLGEKSSLPVLPLQRAAVKVRLIGKHRMNADGDNIVGSCLDSLVAAGVIKNDNLSYIPEIYFKLIPQGTQGVQITLLPLPSPEGSK from the coding sequence TTGACACAAACAACCCAATTGCTACCCCCCTTCCTAGAACGGCTCGTGCAGGAATCCCAGGCCATTCCCCCACAAGCGGAACTGGCAGCACGCATTAACAGCGCCCATCAGCAGTGCGTGGCATTTCCCACAACGGCGCTGCTACACGCCCGCAACGCCGGAGAATGGCTTTTACAAGCTCAGGAGCAACTGACTCCTGAAGGGTGGCTTTCCTGGCTGAAGGAATGTTGCACCGTCTCGGAACGAACTGCACAAACCTATATGCAAATAGCTAGAGGCTGGCCAAAATTAGTGCCATCCCCCGCCATTCTGCCGGCCAGCGAAACGAGTGCCTTGGCGCTGAGAGATTGTGAGCGAGCTGAGCTGTATTCTAATGTTGAGGAACCGATTCAAATTGCTGCCACTTTAGAGCCGGCACCCCCAATTTCCCCCAAAGAAACGTTGGTGCCGGCAACCGATACCCTCACCTTTTTTATTCCAGGTGGTGTAGTTCCCAAAGCCCGCCCTAGAGTCACGGCTAACGGTACATTTTTACCCCCCCGTTATCGCGCGTGGCGAAATCATGCAGAAGTTGAAATTTTTAAGCAATTGGGCGAAAAAAGTTCGCTGCCGGTGCTTCCCCTGCAACGGGCAGCCGTCAAAGTTCGTTTAATTGGAAAACATCGAATGAACGCAGATGGAGACAATATTGTTGGCAGTTGTCTTGATTCTCTGGTTGCTGCCGGCGTCATCAAAAATGACAATCTTTCCTACATTCCTGAAATTTATTTTAAATTAATTCCGCAAGGAACCCAAGGCGTTCAAATTACCTTACTTCCACTTCCCAGCCCAGAAGGTTCCAAGTAA